A DNA window from Guyparkeria halophila contains the following coding sequences:
- a CDS encoding M48 family metalloprotease — MTRHLFTLFLALLLLTSLPGRAQAQLPELGNPVDTVLSPAEERQIGAEVFAQLRARGGVIEDPLLDSYLNDLGIRLMSSASGTRFAPQLIIVDNPMINAFTVPGGYIAIFSGLMLAAENESELAGVVAHEIAHATQRHIAQMVAAQTGNSMTAVAGFIAGILLGAIDPQLGAAVATAGIAGAAQNAINYTRMHEREADRIAIDTLRRADVDPRGMASFFETLQRRAGASPGRQFEFLRTHPMNSERISAIRDRLAGLNADRFGASDSQSFRLARARLAALTGTSGLSLEQPAETYRQAVTAERRGDHDQAVEKLRPLYRDHPGNRWYALPLARALNDTGRTQEADRVLADLISLYPGDSTLLRVEVDWLLDRGDAKTAYRTARQAVEERPKDAEAALTLSRAASAANRPLEHHEQLGRYFLLKDNLVAAHQELETAYTYTADNPRAQARIESTLQEIERRAGQTDE; from the coding sequence ATGACGCGACACCTCTTCACCCTGTTCTTGGCCCTCTTGCTGCTCACCAGCCTGCCCGGCCGCGCGCAGGCGCAACTGCCGGAACTGGGCAACCCGGTAGACACCGTGCTTTCGCCCGCCGAAGAGCGCCAGATCGGCGCGGAGGTGTTCGCGCAATTGCGTGCCCGCGGTGGCGTGATCGAGGACCCCTTGCTCGACTCCTACCTCAACGACCTGGGCATCCGCCTGATGTCATCGGCCTCCGGCACACGCTTCGCCCCCCAACTGATCATCGTCGACAACCCGATGATCAACGCCTTCACCGTGCCCGGGGGATACATCGCCATATTCTCGGGCCTGATGCTTGCCGCCGAGAACGAAAGCGAACTGGCCGGCGTGGTCGCCCATGAAATTGCGCACGCCACCCAGCGGCACATTGCCCAGATGGTCGCCGCCCAGACCGGCAACAGCATGACCGCCGTTGCCGGTTTCATCGCCGGCATCCTGCTCGGCGCCATCGACCCGCAACTCGGCGCCGCCGTGGCGACGGCCGGCATCGCCGGCGCGGCGCAGAACGCCATCAACTACACGCGCATGCACGAGCGCGAGGCCGATCGGATTGCCATCGATACCCTGCGGCGGGCGGATGTCGACCCACGCGGCATGGCCAGCTTCTTCGAGACGCTGCAGAGACGGGCGGGCGCCAGCCCCGGGCGACAATTCGAGTTCCTGCGCACCCACCCGATGAACAGCGAACGCATCAGCGCGATCCGCGATCGGCTCGCTGGCTTGAATGCTGACCGCTTCGGCGCCAGCGACAGCCAGTCGTTCCGGCTTGCCCGCGCACGACTCGCGGCGCTCACCGGCACTAGCGGGCTCTCTCTGGAACAGCCTGCCGAGACCTATCGCCAAGCCGTCACGGCCGAGCGCCGGGGAGACCACGATCAGGCCGTCGAGAAATTGCGCCCGCTCTACCGCGATCATCCGGGCAATCGCTGGTACGCCTTGCCGCTGGCACGGGCCCTGAACGACACCGGTCGAACGCAGGAGGCCGACCGTGTCCTCGCCGATCTGATCTCGCTCTACCCCGGCGACAGCACCCTGTTGCGCGTCGAGGTCGACTGGCTGCTCGACCGCGGCGATGCCAAGACGGCCTATCGGACGGCACGCCAGGCCGTCGAAGAGCGCCCCAAGGACGCCGAAGCGGCGCTAACACTCTCCCGCGCGGCCAGCGCCGCCAATCGTCCTCTCGAGCATCACGAACAACTGGGCCGTTATTTCCTGCTCAAGGACAACCTGGTAGCCGCCCACCAGGAACTGGAGACCGCCTACACCTACACGGCAGACAACCCGCGCGCCCAGGCCCGCATCGAGTCGACCCTGCAGGAAATCGAACGACGCGCGGGCCAGACGGACGAGTGA
- a CDS encoding rhodanese-like domain-containing protein produces MAAYESISADELNARLGEVALFDVRGPAETDRGVIEGATLVPLHLVPMNVDRFRGDRDVVIYCHSGARSAQACQFLAGQGIDRLFNLEGGVMYWAGSGLPLVAPAQ; encoded by the coding sequence ATGGCAGCCTACGAAAGCATCAGTGCCGATGAATTGAATGCGCGCCTCGGCGAGGTCGCCTTGTTCGACGTGCGCGGCCCGGCCGAGACGGATCGCGGCGTGATCGAGGGGGCCACTCTGGTGCCGTTGCACCTGGTGCCCATGAATGTGGATCGTTTTCGCGGTGATCGTGACGTAGTCATTTATTGCCACAGCGGGGCGCGTTCGGCGCAGGCCTGCCAGTTCCTGGCAGGTCAGGGCATTGATCGACTTTTCAATCTCGAGGGCGGGGTGATGTACTGGGCCGGCTCGGGACTGCCGTTGGTGGCACCAGCGCAGTAA
- a CDS encoding sulfurtransferase TusA family protein, translating to MTEETPIEVDARGLSCPMPLLKARKALATAAIGQRIVVLATDRGAESDFRAYCERAGHELVGLEWQGDELRVELIRGE from the coding sequence ATGACTGAAGAGACGCCGATCGAGGTGGATGCCCGGGGCTTGTCCTGTCCCATGCCGTTGCTCAAGGCGCGCAAGGCCTTGGCGACGGCGGCGATCGGGCAGCGGATCGTGGTGCTGGCCACGGACCGTGGGGCAGAGAGTGATTTTCGCGCCTACTGCGAGCGCGCTGGCCACGAGCTGGTGGGGCTCGAGTGGCAGGGGGACGAGTTGCGGGTCGAGTTGATTCGCGGCGAGTAG
- a CDS encoding acetolactate synthase 3 large subunit, with product MELSGGQILVECLKSEGVDTVFGYPGGAVLHIYDALYQQEQVNHVLVRHEQGAVHMADGYARATGKPGVVLVTSGPGATNAVTGIATAHMDSIPLVVFTGQVHSALIGNDAFQEVDNVGITRPCVKHNFMVKDVRDMAETIKKAFYVATTGRPGPVVVDIPKDVTDPKVKVPFSYPEKVAMRSYQPTEKGHSGQIRKAVDLIVNAERPMIYTGGGVILGRAADELTHFTRKLGYPITQTLMGLGAYPANDKQHLGMLGMHGTYEANMGMHHCDVLIAIGARFDDRVTGDLSKFCPHAKIVHVDIDPSSISKNVIVDVPIVGAVKSVLTEMIELINQAGGAKKTQQLETWWDQIEQWRGMKCLDYHWSDEIIKPQYVVQKLWEVTGGDAFVTSDVGQHQMWAAQYYGFNKPHRWINSGGLGTMGFGLPAALGAKWAFPDEEVACVTGEGSIQMCSQELSTALQYNLPIKIVSLNNGYLGMVRQWQEFFYSGRYAMSYMESLPDFVKLAESYGHVGMRIEKPSDVEGALREAFAMKDRLVFMDFQTDPEENVYPMVPAGAGLNEMILL from the coding sequence GTGGAATTATCCGGCGGTCAAATCCTGGTCGAGTGCCTCAAGTCGGAAGGGGTCGATACGGTCTTCGGCTACCCCGGTGGGGCGGTCCTGCATATCTACGACGCCCTGTATCAGCAGGAACAAGTGAATCACGTGCTCGTGCGTCACGAGCAGGGCGCGGTCCACATGGCCGACGGCTATGCCCGTGCCACAGGCAAGCCGGGCGTGGTGCTGGTCACCTCCGGTCCGGGGGCGACCAACGCCGTCACCGGTATTGCCACGGCGCACATGGATTCGATTCCGCTGGTGGTGTTCACCGGTCAGGTGCATAGCGCGCTGATCGGCAATGACGCCTTCCAGGAAGTCGACAACGTCGGCATCACCCGTCCCTGCGTGAAGCACAACTTCATGGTCAAGGACGTGCGTGACATGGCCGAGACCATCAAGAAGGCCTTCTATGTTGCGACCACGGGCCGCCCCGGCCCGGTCGTGGTCGACATCCCCAAGGATGTGACCGATCCGAAGGTCAAGGTGCCGTTCTCCTACCCGGAGAAGGTCGCCATGCGCTCCTATCAGCCCACTGAGAAGGGGCATTCCGGGCAGATTCGCAAGGCGGTCGACCTGATCGTCAACGCCGAGCGGCCGATGATCTACACCGGTGGCGGTGTCATCCTGGGACGCGCGGCCGACGAGCTGACCCATTTCACGCGCAAACTCGGCTACCCCATCACCCAGACGCTGATGGGGCTGGGTGCCTACCCGGCGAACGACAAGCAGCACCTGGGCATGCTCGGCATGCACGGGACCTACGAGGCGAACATGGGCATGCATCATTGCGATGTCCTGATCGCCATCGGTGCGCGCTTCGACGACCGGGTAACCGGCGACCTGTCGAAGTTCTGCCCGCATGCGAAGATCGTTCATGTCGACATCGACCCGTCCTCGATCTCGAAGAACGTGATCGTCGACGTGCCGATCGTGGGCGCAGTCAAGTCGGTCTTGACCGAGATGATCGAGCTGATCAACCAGGCCGGCGGCGCGAAAAAGACCCAGCAACTCGAGACCTGGTGGGATCAGATCGAGCAGTGGCGCGGCATGAAGTGCCTCGATTACCACTGGTCCGACGAGATCATCAAGCCGCAGTACGTGGTGCAGAAGCTGTGGGAGGTCACCGGCGGTGATGCCTTCGTCACCTCCGACGTTGGCCAGCACCAGATGTGGGCCGCGCAGTACTACGGCTTCAACAAGCCGCATCGCTGGATCAACTCCGGCGGGCTGGGCACCATGGGCTTCGGCCTGCCGGCCGCGCTGGGCGCCAAGTGGGCCTTCCCCGACGAGGAAGTTGCCTGCGTGACCGGCGAGGGCAGTATCCAGATGTGCAGCCAGGAGCTGTCGACCGCGCTGCAGTACAACCTGCCGATCAAGATCGTCAGCCTCAACAACGGCTATCTCGGCATGGTGCGCCAGTGGCAGGAGTTCTTCTATTCCGGCCGCTACGCGATGAGCTACATGGAATCCCTGCCGGATTTCGTCAAGCTGGCCGAGTCCTACGGCCACGTCGGCATGCGCATCGAGAAGCCGTCCGACGTCGAGGGCGCGCTCCGGGAGGCGTTCGCCATGAAGGACCGGCTGGTCTTCATGGACTTCCAGACCGATCCGGAAGAGAACGTCTACCCGATGGTCCCCGCCGGTGCGGGCCTCAACGAAATGATCCTGTTGTGA
- the ilvN gene encoding acetolactate synthase small subunit, translated as MRHIISILMENEAGALSRVAGLFSARGYNIESLCVAPTHDESLSRLTLVTSGDEQVVEQIVKQLNKLIDVVKVQDMADTAHIERELMLVKLQAYDAMREEVYRLADIFRGQIIDVTESSYTVQLVGPGNKLDAFIDALGSTPVVEIVRSGALGISRGPRGMLVPEV; from the coding sequence ATGCGACACATCATCTCGATCCTGATGGAAAACGAGGCCGGGGCACTCTCGCGGGTGGCCGGTCTGTTCTCGGCACGTGGCTACAACATCGAATCCCTGTGCGTGGCGCCGACCCACGACGAGTCCCTGTCGCGCCTGACACTGGTCACCAGCGGTGACGAGCAGGTGGTGGAACAGATCGTCAAGCAGCTCAACAAGCTGATCGACGTGGTCAAGGTCCAGGACATGGCCGATACCGCCCACATCGAGCGCGAGCTGATGCTGGTAAAGCTGCAGGCCTACGATGCCATGCGCGAGGAGGTCTACCGGCTCGCCGACATCTTCCGCGGCCAGATCATCGACGTGACCGAGTCGAGCTACACCGTGCAGCTGGTCGGCCCGGGGAACAAGCTCGATGCCTTCATCGACGCACTCGGCTCGACCCCGGTGGTCGAGATCGTGCGTTCGGGCGCGCTGGGTATCTCGCGCGGCCCGCGCGGCATGCTGGTCCCCGAGGTCTGA
- the ilvC gene encoding ketol-acid reductoisomerase — MQVYYDKDCDLSLIQGKKVAIIGYGSQGHAHALNLKESGVEVAIGLRAGSGSQKKAEGEGLTVKTIEEASAWADVVMVLAPDENHAEIYANQIEPNLREGATLAFAHGFSVLYNQVTPRKDLDVIMIAPKAPGHTVRSEFARGGGIPDLIAIHQDASGKAKDIALSYASGVGGGRTGIIETTFKDETETDLFGEQAVLCGGTVELVRAGFETLTEAGYPAEMAYFECLHELKLIVDLMYEGGIANMNYSISNNAEYGEYVTGPKVINEESRQAMREALANIQNGEYAKRFINEGALNYPSMTARRRQDAEHPIEQVGERLRGMMPWISANKIVDKSRN; from the coding sequence ATGCAGGTTTACTACGACAAGGACTGCGACCTCTCCCTGATCCAGGGCAAGAAGGTCGCCATCATCGGCTACGGTTCGCAGGGCCACGCCCACGCGCTGAACCTCAAGGAATCGGGCGTCGAGGTCGCGATCGGCCTGCGTGCCGGTTCCGGCTCGCAGAAGAAGGCCGAGGGCGAAGGCCTGACGGTCAAGACCATCGAAGAGGCCTCGGCCTGGGCCGACGTGGTCATGGTGCTGGCGCCGGACGAGAACCACGCCGAGATCTACGCCAACCAGATCGAGCCGAACCTGCGTGAAGGTGCGACGCTTGCCTTCGCCCACGGTTTCTCCGTGCTCTACAACCAGGTCACCCCGCGCAAGGATCTCGACGTGATCATGATCGCGCCGAAGGCCCCGGGCCACACCGTGCGCTCCGAGTTCGCCCGTGGTGGCGGCATCCCTGACCTGATCGCGATCCACCAGGACGCCTCCGGCAAGGCCAAGGACATCGCGCTGTCCTACGCCTCCGGCGTCGGCGGTGGCCGCACCGGCATCATCGAGACCACCTTCAAGGACGAGACCGAGACCGACCTGTTCGGTGAGCAGGCCGTGCTCTGCGGCGGCACCGTCGAGCTGGTCCGCGCCGGCTTCGAGACCCTGACCGAGGCGGGTTACCCGGCCGAGATGGCCTACTTCGAGTGCCTGCACGAGCTCAAGCTGATCGTCGATCTCATGTACGAGGGCGGCATCGCCAACATGAACTACTCGATCTCCAACAATGCCGAGTACGGCGAGTACGTCACCGGCCCGAAGGTGATCAACGAGGAGTCCCGCCAGGCGATGCGCGAGGCGCTGGCCAACATCCAGAACGGTGAATACGCCAAGCGCTTTATCAACGAGGGGGCACTGAACTACCCTTCAATGACGGCACGTCGCCGCCAGGATGCCGAGCACCCGATCGAACAGGTCGGCGAGCGCCTGCGTGGCATGATGCCGTGGATCAGCGCAAACAAGATCGTCGACAAGTCCCGCAACTGA
- the pssA gene encoding CDP-diacylglycerol--serine O-phosphatidyltransferase: protein MDHDTQTEQQPADRQDDHRRRKAIYLLPNLITTGALFAGFFAIVMAVQDNFVPAAIAVFVAMLLDGMDGRVARMTGTESEFGIQYDSLSDVVSFGIAPALIVYLWSLQGMGDRWGMLGAFVFAAAAAIRLARFNVQVETVDKGYFVGLASPAAAAVLMGMVWFFEAHGIAFHQQQGWVWVITITTGLLMVSSFPYFSGKRLSPRLRLSFLSLPIAIIVFVLLLRDFALTLWVLASAYALSAPLWTLSHGLRRRLKRSAS, encoded by the coding sequence ATGGATCACGACACGCAGACCGAGCAGCAACCGGCCGACCGGCAGGATGACCATCGGCGGCGCAAGGCGATCTACCTTCTGCCCAACCTGATCACGACCGGCGCCTTGTTCGCCGGTTTTTTCGCGATTGTGATGGCCGTCCAGGACAACTTCGTTCCGGCGGCCATCGCCGTGTTCGTTGCCATGCTGCTCGACGGCATGGACGGGCGCGTGGCGCGGATGACCGGCACCGAGTCGGAGTTCGGCATCCAGTACGATTCGCTCTCCGACGTGGTCTCGTTTGGCATTGCACCGGCCTTGATCGTCTACCTCTGGAGTTTGCAGGGCATGGGCGATCGCTGGGGCATGCTCGGTGCGTTCGTCTTCGCCGCGGCGGCGGCCATTCGCCTGGCGCGCTTCAATGTGCAGGTGGAGACGGTCGACAAGGGGTATTTCGTGGGATTGGCCTCGCCGGCGGCAGCGGCCGTGCTGATGGGCATGGTGTGGTTTTTCGAGGCGCACGGGATCGCCTTTCACCAGCAGCAGGGCTGGGTCTGGGTGATCACCATCACCACCGGCCTGCTGATGGTCTCGAGCTTTCCGTACTTCAGCGGCAAGCGGCTCTCGCCGCGCCTGCGGCTGTCTTTCCTCAGCCTGCCGATCGCGATCATCGTGTTCGTGCTGCTCTTGAGGGATTTCGCGTTGACGCTGTGGGTGCTGGCCAGTGCCTATGCGCTTTCGGCCCCGCTGTGGACGCTCTCGCATGGATTGCGCCGGCGGCTGAAACGCTCGGCGTCTTGA
- a CDS encoding 2-isopropylmalate synthase has product MSSSDSLIIFDTTLRDGEQSPGASMTRDEKLRIARQLERLGVDVIEAGFAAASEGDFNAIRTIAEHVEHSTVCSLARAGEKDVRRAGEAVSPAPKRRIHTFIATSPIHMEKKLRMTPDEVVGHAVNAVKIAREYTDDVEFSAEDAVRSDMDFLVRVFEAVIEAGATTLNVPDTVGYATPGQWGEQMATLIERVKGSDKVVWSTHCHNDLGLAVANSLAAVRSGFRQVECTINGLGERAGNAALEEVVMATRTRPDIYGVSTRIDATQIVPTSKLVSTITGYPVQPNKAIVGANAFAHESGIHQDGVLKHRETYEIMRAEDVGWSTNRLSLGKLSGRNAFKSRLKDLGVELESEEALNDAFRRFKELADKKREIFDEDIQALVSEVYDEQEELFRLVALHVCSETGETPEATITASIRGEEMTATATGAGPVDAALAAIEKIVASGANLQLYSVNNITSGTDAQGEVNVRLERAGRIVTGQGADTDIVIASAKAYLNAIERLEHPPKRAHPQMGDV; this is encoded by the coding sequence ATGAGCAGCAGTGACTCCCTGATCATCTTCGACACCACGCTCCGCGACGGCGAGCAGAGCCCGGGCGCGTCCATGACGCGTGACGAGAAGCTGCGCATCGCCCGTCAGCTCGAGCGACTGGGCGTGGACGTCATTGAGGCCGGCTTTGCCGCGGCGAGCGAGGGTGATTTCAACGCCATTCGCACCATCGCCGAGCACGTGGAACACTCCACCGTCTGCTCGCTGGCGCGCGCCGGCGAAAAGGACGTGCGTCGTGCCGGCGAGGCGGTCTCGCCGGCACCCAAGCGTCGTATCCACACCTTCATCGCCACCAGCCCGATCCACATGGAAAAGAAGCTCCGCATGACGCCCGACGAGGTGGTCGGGCATGCGGTGAACGCGGTCAAGATCGCGCGTGAGTACACCGACGACGTCGAATTCTCGGCCGAGGACGCGGTGCGCTCGGACATGGACTTCCTGGTGCGGGTGTTCGAGGCGGTCATCGAGGCCGGCGCGACCACGCTCAATGTGCCGGATACCGTCGGCTATGCCACGCCGGGGCAATGGGGCGAGCAGATGGCGACCTTGATCGAGCGGGTCAAGGGCTCGGACAAGGTGGTCTGGTCGACGCACTGCCACAACGACCTCGGTCTGGCCGTGGCCAATTCGCTGGCCGCGGTGCGCTCGGGATTCCGTCAGGTCGAGTGCACCATCAATGGTCTCGGCGAGCGGGCCGGCAACGCCGCGCTCGAGGAAGTCGTCATGGCCACCCGCACCCGGCCGGACATCTACGGCGTTTCGACCCGTATCGATGCCACCCAGATCGTGCCGACCTCCAAGCTGGTCTCGACCATCACCGGCTACCCGGTGCAGCCGAACAAGGCGATCGTGGGGGCCAACGCCTTCGCGCACGAGTCTGGCATCCACCAGGATGGCGTGCTCAAGCACCGCGAGACCTACGAGATCATGCGCGCCGAGGACGTCGGCTGGTCGACCAACCGGTTGTCGCTGGGCAAGCTCTCCGGGCGCAACGCCTTCAAGAGTCGCCTGAAGGATCTGGGTGTCGAGCTCGAGAGCGAAGAGGCGCTCAACGACGCCTTCCGTCGATTCAAGGAACTCGCCGACAAGAAACGCGAGATCTTCGACGAGGACATCCAGGCGCTGGTCTCCGAGGTCTATGACGAGCAGGAGGAGCTCTTCCGCCTGGTCGCCCTGCATGTCTGCTCCGAGACCGGCGAGACACCGGAGGCGACCATCACCGCCTCGATCCGCGGCGAGGAGATGACCGCCACGGCCACCGGGGCCGGCCCAGTCGACGCCGCGCTGGCCGCGATCGAGAAGATCGTCGCCTCGGGCGCGAACCTGCAGCTCTATTCGGTCAACAACATCACCAGTGGCACCGACGCCCAGGGCGAGGTCAACGTGCGCCTGGAGCGCGCCGGTCGCATCGTGACGGGGCAGGGCGCGGACACCGACATCGTGATCGCCTCGGCGAAGGCCTACCTCAACGCCATCGAGCGCCTCGAGCATCCGCCCAAGCGCGCCCATCCGCAAATGGGTGACGTGTGA
- the rimI gene encoding ribosomal protein S18-alanine N-acetyltransferase, whose translation MPTWDWAALAGEDLPEIVAIEEAAHSYPWSEAIFEDCLRAGYRLDGAFSRGQLIGYSVVMSVLDERHLLNLCVDPAVQRRGVGRFLLERLFESARAGGARCVILEVRAGNDAAIALYESAGFTEIGHRKAYYPAPGGREDARVMRCLL comes from the coding sequence ATGCCGACATGGGACTGGGCCGCACTGGCCGGCGAGGACCTGCCGGAGATCGTCGCGATCGAGGAGGCGGCCCATTCCTACCCCTGGAGCGAGGCGATCTTCGAGGATTGCCTGCGGGCCGGTTATCGGCTCGACGGGGCCTTTTCGCGCGGGCAGTTGATCGGCTACTCGGTGGTCATGAGCGTGCTCGACGAGCGGCACCTGCTCAACCTGTGCGTCGATCCCGCCGTCCAGCGGCGCGGGGTGGGGCGATTCCTGCTCGAGCGACTGTTCGAGTCGGCGCGCGCCGGCGGGGCCCGGTGCGTGATCCTCGAGGTGCGTGCCGGCAACGACGCGGCCATCGCCCTCTACGAGTCAGCGGGCTTTACGGAGATCGGGCACCGCAAGGCGTATTATCCGGCCCCCGGTGGCCGGGAGGATGCGCGCGTGATGCGCTGCCTGCTGTAG
- a CDS encoding peptide chain release factor 3, protein MSTTPENDYSSRRTFAIISHPDAGKTTMTEKLLLFGGAIQLAGTVKGKKSGRHATSDWMAMEKERGISVTSSVMQFPYRERIVNLLDTPGHEDFSEDTYRVLTAVDSALMVIDAAKGVEARTIKLMEVCRLRTTPIMTFVNKLDREGRDPLELLDEVETVLNIRCAPVTWPIGSGKRFRGIYHIAQNTTYLFGSADGTRDQAVEAIKGLDNPLLDERLGTQADELREEMELVEGAADVFDLGAYLKGEQTPVYFGSAMNNFGVQSLLDDFVEYAPPPQPREATGRTVEPSENKFTGFVFKIQANMDPQHRDRIAFLRICSGEFRRGMKSHHVRLGRDVKIPDALTFMSSDRVRLETAQAGDIIGIHNHGTVRIGDTFTEGEKLAFTGIPNFAPELFRRAQLKDPLKSKQLLKGLSQLCEEGATQLYRPMTNNDLILGAVGVLQFDVVAQRLKDEYKVDCRFEAVNVNTARWVECDDPKRFEEFKNKNQANLAIDHAGELVYIAPTRVNLQMAQERWPEVRFLATREHGDYRTE, encoded by the coding sequence ATGAGCACTACCCCCGAAAACGATTACTCCAGTCGCCGCACCTTCGCGATCATCTCGCACCCGGACGCGGGCAAGACCACCATGACCGAAAAGCTGCTGCTGTTCGGCGGTGCGATCCAGCTGGCCGGCACGGTCAAGGGCAAGAAGTCCGGCCGGCACGCCACCTCCGACTGGATGGCGATGGAGAAGGAACGGGGCATCTCGGTGACCTCCTCGGTAATGCAGTTCCCCTACCGCGAACGCATCGTCAACCTGCTCGATACCCCCGGTCACGAGGACTTCTCCGAGGACACCTATCGCGTGTTGACCGCGGTGGACTCGGCATTGATGGTGATCGACGCGGCCAAGGGCGTCGAGGCGCGCACCATCAAGCTGATGGAGGTCTGTCGCCTGCGGACCACGCCGATCATGACCTTCGTCAACAAGCTCGACCGCGAGGGCCGTGATCCGCTCGAGCTGCTCGACGAGGTCGAGACCGTCCTGAATATCCGTTGCGCGCCGGTGACCTGGCCGATCGGCAGCGGCAAGCGTTTTCGCGGCATCTATCACATTGCCCAGAACACTACCTATCTCTTCGGCTCGGCCGATGGCACCCGCGATCAGGCCGTCGAGGCGATCAAGGGGCTCGACAACCCTCTCCTCGACGAGCGTCTCGGTACCCAGGCCGACGAGTTGCGCGAGGAGATGGAGCTGGTGGAAGGCGCGGCCGACGTGTTCGACCTCGGCGCCTATCTGAAGGGCGAGCAGACGCCGGTGTACTTCGGCTCGGCGATGAACAACTTCGGCGTGCAGTCGCTACTCGATGACTTCGTCGAGTACGCCCCACCACCGCAGCCGCGCGAGGCGACCGGCCGAACGGTCGAGCCCTCGGAGAACAAGTTCACCGGTTTCGTCTTCAAGATCCAGGCGAACATGGACCCGCAGCACCGTGACCGGATCGCCTTTCTGCGCATCTGCTCGGGCGAGTTCCGCCGCGGCATGAAATCTCACCACGTGCGCCTGGGGCGCGACGTCAAGATCCCGGATGCGCTGACCTTCATGTCCTCCGACCGCGTGCGGCTGGAAACGGCCCAGGCCGGCGACATCATCGGCATCCACAACCACGGCACGGTCCGCATCGGCGATACCTTCACCGAGGGCGAGAAGCTGGCCTTCACCGGCATCCCCAACTTCGCCCCGGAACTGTTCCGCCGGGCGCAGCTCAAGGACCCGCTTAAGTCCAAGCAACTGCTCAAGGGCCTGTCGCAGTTGTGCGAGGAAGGGGCGACCCAGCTCTACCGGCCGATGACCAACAACGACCTGATCCTGGGGGCGGTGGGCGTACTGCAGTTCGACGTGGTCGCCCAGCGCCTGAAGGACGAGTACAAGGTCGACTGCCGCTTCGAGGCGGTCAACGTCAATACCGCCCGCTGGGTGGAATGCGACGATCCCAAGCGCTTCGAGGAGTTCAAGAACAAGAACCAGGCGAACCTGGCCATCGATCACGCCGGTGAACTGGTCTATATCGCGCCGACACGCGTCAACTTGCAGATGGCGCAGGAGCGCTGGCCCGAGGTGCGCTTTCTCGCCACCCGTGAGCACGGTGACTACCGCACCGAGTAA
- a CDS encoding rhodanese-like domain-containing protein: protein MALGLSLLFTGLVAADDFPLRDKYASVGVPPVETEELASSLDAMTVVDARSPYEYETLHIRDAVSIPLASRDFGESVLGLAKESGQPLVFYCNGVTCAVSYKAALKAKEAGVEDARVYDAGVFAWAQAHPEHTVLLGEPLQSADRLIANEAFQDHVLDEDAFYARIQSSTNPVIVDIRSKNQRQGVSLFQMQDRHVPLTNDNRELGGLVQAAMAEQRPMFFVDATGKQVRWLQYYLEAQGVTQYWFLEGGASKIYESMGLQ, encoded by the coding sequence TTGGCACTGGGACTGAGCCTGCTCTTCACCGGCCTGGTCGCCGCGGACGATTTTCCGTTACGCGACAAGTACGCCTCGGTGGGCGTGCCGCCGGTGGAAACCGAGGAGCTGGCTTCCTCGCTGGATGCCATGACCGTGGTCGATGCGCGCTCGCCCTACGAATACGAAACCCTGCATATCCGGGATGCCGTCTCGATCCCGCTTGCCTCGCGGGACTTCGGTGAGTCCGTGCTGGGCTTGGCCAAGGAGTCGGGCCAGCCCCTGGTGTTCTACTGCAATGGCGTGACCTGCGCGGTCTCCTACAAGGCGGCGCTGAAGGCCAAGGAGGCCGGAGTGGAGGATGCGCGTGTCTACGATGCGGGTGTATTCGCCTGGGCCCAGGCCCATCCCGAGCACACGGTGTTGCTGGGCGAGCCGCTGCAAAGCGCCGACCGGCTGATCGCCAACGAGGCCTTCCAGGACCACGTGCTTGACGAGGACGCCTTCTACGCGCGCATCCAGTCGAGTACCAATCCCGTGATCGTCGACATCCGCAGTAAGAATCAGCGCCAGGGCGTGTCGTTGTTCCAGATGCAGGATCGTCACGTTCCCCTGACCAACGACAACCGCGAGCTCGGTGGGCTGGTGCAGGCGGCCATGGCGGAACAGCGGCCGATGTTTTTCGTCGATGCCACCGGCAAGCAGGTGCGCTGGCTGCAGTACTACCTCGAGGCGCAGGGCGTCACGCAGTACTGGTTCCTCGAGGGTGGCGCCAGCAAGATCTACGAAAGCATGGGGCTTCAATAA